The following proteins come from a genomic window of Oncorhynchus clarkii lewisi isolate Uvic-CL-2024 chromosome 23, UVic_Ocla_1.0, whole genome shotgun sequence:
- the LOC139381634 gene encoding glycine N-acyltransferase-like protein 3 isoform X1: MQVSERGTTMEQLNEMQLKTVETQLKELFPQSQQMNRVMADPIQVFVDRWPEFNAILCKPPYEKEGDIFKDTCVFTKDEASFRNILGENNIIDWTKFLCLGTSLCYEEMVMAVASERKVPVNKVSVCHMMMLQDPSRLPPVESAIESMISSLNESHTDLVNKTWKFGNTENSFQMIRNMIRQYPSCCVLDAESQQPIAWVLTYPSCAMGMLYTLQEHRGQGLAKALVSSMSRRLYSQGFPVYCFVEEENILSYNLYTNLGFTEDPQYRAAWFDFNSL; this comes from the exons ATGCAAGTGTCAGAACGAGGAACAACCATGGAGCAACTGAATGAAATGCAGCTGAAGACTGTTGAGACCCAACTGAAAGAGCTATTTCCTCAGTCGCAGCAG ATGAACAGAGTTATGGCTGACCCGATTCAGGTTTTTGTGGACCGCTGGCCAGAATTCAATGCCATTCTCTGCAAACCACCATATGAGAAG GAGGGGGACATATTTAAAGACACATGTGTTTTTACTAAAGATGAAGCTTCTTTTAGGAATATCCTTGGAGAGAACAACATAATTGACTGGACAAAGTTCCTCTGTTtag GCACCAGTCTTTGCTATGAGGAGATGGTGATGGCGGTGGCTTCTGAGAGAAAGGTGCCCGTGAATAAAGTGTCTGTGTGTCACATGATGATGCTCCAGGATCCATCCCGCCTTCCACCTGTAGAAAG TGCAATTGAATCCATGATATCCTCACTGAACGAATCCCATACTGATCTAGTCAACAAAACCTGGAAGTTCGGGAACACGGAGAACAGTTTCCAGATGATCCGGAACATGATCCGGCAATACCCGTCTTGCTGTGTGCTGGATGCAGAGAGCCAGCAGCCCATAGCCTGGGTTCTGACCTATCCCTCCTGTGCCATGG GTATGTTGTACACCCTGCAGGAGCACAGAGGACAGGGCCTGGCCAAAGCCCTGGTCAGCAGCATGTCCAGGAGACTCTATTCTCAGGGCTTCCCAGTGTACTGCTTCGTTGAGGAGGAGAATATACTGTCCTACAACCTCTACACCAACCTGGGCTTTACTGAGGACCCTCAATACAGGGCTGCATGGTTTGACTTCAACAGTTTGTGA
- the LOC139381634 gene encoding glycine N-acyltransferase-like protein 3 isoform X2 produces MQVSERGTTMEQLNEMQLKTVETQLKELFPQSQQVYGYIFQMNRVMADPIQVFVDRWPEFNAILCKPPYEKEGDIFKDTCVFTKDEASFRNILGENNIIDWTKFLCLGTSLCYEEMVMAVASERKVPVNKVSVCHMMMLQDPSRLPPVESAIESMISSLNESHTDLVNKTWKFGNTENSFQMIRNMIRQYPSCCVLDAESQQPIAWVLTYPSCAMGMLYTLQEHRGQGLAKALVSSMSRRLYSQGFPVYCFVEEENILSYNLYTNLGFTEDPQYRAAWFDFNSL; encoded by the exons ATGCAAGTGTCAGAACGAGGAACAACCATGGAGCAACTGAATGAAATGCAGCTGAAGACTGTTGAGACCCAACTGAAAGAGCTATTTCCTCAGTCGCAGCAG GTTTATGGTTACATTTTCCAGATGAACAGAGTTATGGCTGACCCGATTCAGGTTTTTGTGGACCGCTGGCCAGAATTCAATGCCATTCTCTGCAAACCACCATATGAGAAG GAGGGGGACATATTTAAAGACACATGTGTTTTTACTAAAGATGAAGCTTCTTTTAGGAATATCCTTGGAGAGAACAACATAATTGACTGGACAAAGTTCCTCTGTTtag GCACCAGTCTTTGCTATGAGGAGATGGTGATGGCGGTGGCTTCTGAGAGAAAGGTGCCCGTGAATAAAGTGTCTGTGTGTCACATGATGATGCTCCAGGATCCATCCCGCCTTCCACCTGTAGAAAG TGCAATTGAATCCATGATATCCTCACTGAACGAATCCCATACTGATCTAGTCAACAAAACCTGGAAGTTCGGGAACACGGAGAACAGTTTCCAGATGATCCGGAACATGATCCGGCAATACCCGTCTTGCTGTGTGCTGGATGCAGAGAGCCAGCAGCCCATAGCCTGGGTTCTGACCTATCCCTCCTGTGCCATGG GTATGTTGTACACCCTGCAGGAGCACAGAGGACAGGGCCTGGCCAAAGCCCTGGTCAGCAGCATGTCCAGGAGACTCTATTCTCAGGGCTTCCCAGTGTACTGCTTCGTTGAGGAGGAGAATATACTGTCCTACAACCTCTACACCAACCTGGGCTTTACTGAGGACCCTCAATACAGGGCTGCATGGTTTGACTTCAACAGTTTGTGA
- the LOC139381634 gene encoding glycine N-acyltransferase-like protein isoform X3, which yields MQVSERGTTMEQLNEMQLKTVETQLKELFPQSQQVYGYIFQMNRVMADPIQVFVDRWPEFNAILCKPPYEKEGDIFKDTCVFTKDEASFRNILGENNIIDWTKFLCLGTSLCYEEMVMAVASERKVPVNKVSVCHMMMLQDPSRLPPVESAIESMISSLNESHTDLVNKTWKFGNTENSFQMIRNMIRQYPSCCVLDAESQQPIAWVLTYPSCAMGAQRTGPGQSPGQQHVQETLFSGLPSVLLR from the exons ATGCAAGTGTCAGAACGAGGAACAACCATGGAGCAACTGAATGAAATGCAGCTGAAGACTGTTGAGACCCAACTGAAAGAGCTATTTCCTCAGTCGCAGCAG GTTTATGGTTACATTTTCCAGATGAACAGAGTTATGGCTGACCCGATTCAGGTTTTTGTGGACCGCTGGCCAGAATTCAATGCCATTCTCTGCAAACCACCATATGAGAAG GAGGGGGACATATTTAAAGACACATGTGTTTTTACTAAAGATGAAGCTTCTTTTAGGAATATCCTTGGAGAGAACAACATAATTGACTGGACAAAGTTCCTCTGTTtag GCACCAGTCTTTGCTATGAGGAGATGGTGATGGCGGTGGCTTCTGAGAGAAAGGTGCCCGTGAATAAAGTGTCTGTGTGTCACATGATGATGCTCCAGGATCCATCCCGCCTTCCACCTGTAGAAAG TGCAATTGAATCCATGATATCCTCACTGAACGAATCCCATACTGATCTAGTCAACAAAACCTGGAAGTTCGGGAACACGGAGAACAGTTTCCAGATGATCCGGAACATGATCCGGCAATACCCGTCTTGCTGTGTGCTGGATGCAGAGAGCCAGCAGCCCATAGCCTGGGTTCTGACCTATCCCTCCTGTGCCATGG GAGCACAGAGGACAGGGCCTGGCCAAAGCCCTGGTCAGCAGCATGTCCAGGAGACTCTATTCTCAGGGCTTCCCAGTGTACTGCTTCGTTGA
- the LOC139382019 gene encoding cystatin yields MIMEWKIVVPLLAVAFTVANAGLIGGPMDANMNDQGTRDALQFAVVEHNKKTNDMFVRQVAKVVNAQKQVVSGMKYIFTVQMGRTPCRKGGVEKVCSVHKDPQMAVPYKCTFEVWSRPWMSDIQMVKNQCES; encoded by the exons ATGATCATGGAATGGAAGATCGTCGTTCCTTTGCTCGCCGTGGCCTTTACGGTGGCGAACGCCGGTTTGATCGGAGGCCCCATGGACGCAAATATGAACGACCAAGGAACGAGAGACGCCCTGCAGTTCGCGGTGGTCGAACACAACAAGAAAACAAACGACATGTTTGTCAGGCAGGTGGCCAAGGTTGTCAATGCACAGAAACAG GTGGTATCTGGGATGAAGTACATCTTCACAGTGCAGATGGGCAGGACCCCATGCAGGAAGGGAGGTGTTGAGAAGGTCTGCTCCGTGCACAAGGACCCACAGATGGCTGTG CCCTACAAGTGCACCTTCGAGGTGTGGAGCCGCCCCTGGATGAGCGATATCCAGATGGTCAAGAACCAGTGTGAAAGTTAA